The following are encoded in a window of Thermomicrobiales bacterium genomic DNA:
- a CDS encoding ABC transporter ATP-binding protein, which produces MEPLLQVKNLKTQFFTQDGVVRAVDDVSFEIMPGETLGVVGESGSGKSITAMSLMRLIPSPPGKIVNGSISFEGEDILGMSDEEMRHVRGNKIAMIFQDPMTSLNPVLSINRQISESLELHMGMSKSQARNRAIELLKMVGIPNAEQRVDQYPHQFSGGMRQRVMIAMALSCNPKMLIADEPTTALDVTIQAQILDLMRNLQAEHDTALMLITHDLGVVAGMSDRIQVMYAGHIVETAETEELFANPRHPYTVGLLNSIPRLDSLRKERLEPIRGLPPDLIDLPDMCPFLPRCDYAREKCEQQNPPLMNVGAGHQSACWYWEEVSKEGPRA; this is translated from the coding sequence ATGGAACCGTTACTCCAGGTGAAGAATCTGAAGACTCAATTCTTCACGCAGGACGGCGTCGTCAGAGCAGTGGATGACGTCTCATTTGAGATCATGCCGGGCGAAACGCTCGGTGTCGTCGGTGAGTCTGGTAGTGGCAAGAGCATCACGGCAATGTCGCTGATGCGACTGATCCCCAGCCCGCCGGGCAAAATCGTAAACGGGTCGATCTCGTTCGAGGGTGAAGACATCCTCGGAATGAGCGACGAAGAGATGCGCCACGTTCGGGGCAACAAGATCGCAATGATCTTCCAGGACCCGATGACGTCGCTCAATCCGGTGCTGTCGATCAATCGGCAGATCAGCGAGTCTCTCGAACTCCATATGGGGATGAGCAAGAGCCAGGCACGCAATCGGGCGATTGAGTTGCTCAAGATGGTCGGTATTCCGAATGCTGAGCAGCGCGTCGATCAGTATCCGCACCAGTTCTCTGGTGGTATGCGCCAGCGCGTGATGATCGCCATGGCGCTTTCCTGTAATCCGAAGATGCTGATCGCCGATGAGCCAACGACGGCGCTCGACGTGACGATTCAGGCGCAGATTCTCGACCTCATGCGAAATCTGCAGGCTGAGCACGACACGGCGCTCATGCTGATCACCCACGACCTCGGCGTCGTGGCTGGTATGTCGGACCGCATCCAGGTGATGTATGCCGGACATATCGTCGAGACGGCAGAGACAGAAGAGCTGTTCGCGAATCCGCGACATCCGTATACGGTTGGTCTGTTGAATTCGATTCCGCGCCTTGACTCCCTGCGCAAGGAACGGCTGGAGCCGATTCGTGGCCTTCCGCCAGACCTTATCGATCTTCCCGATATGTGCCCGTTCCTCCCGCGGTGTGACTATGCTCGCGAAAAGTGTGAGCAACAGAACCCGCCGCTGATGAACGTTGGCGCGGGCCATCAGTCCGCGTGCTGGTACTGGGAAGAGGTCAGCAAGGAAGGACCGCGAGCATAA
- a CDS encoding branched-chain amino acid transaminase translates to MEIDLQPYAYFEGEIVPADQAKVSIATHALQYGTGAFGGIRGYMDVSGETINIFRLPDHTRRLMNSARILRSELKLDADGLAGVIQDLVAKNNPHSNVYIRPFIYKAGIELTPHLKGIKDEIAIYVIQLDDYFAMDHPLRLMVSAWTRIADNIIPSRAKITGGYINSSLAKDQAAEAGFDDALMLNERGKIAEASGANLFIVRNGTLITSPVNGDILEGITRRTVAKFARDLGIALEEREIDRSELYVADEAFLCGTGAQVAAVGNIDGRPVGNGERGPITQRIQEVFFSCVKGEDQRYGDLLTKVPVRP, encoded by the coding sequence GTGGAGATTGACCTCCAGCCGTATGCCTATTTTGAAGGTGAGATCGTCCCAGCTGACCAGGCGAAGGTGAGTATTGCGACGCATGCGTTGCAGTACGGAACGGGCGCGTTTGGCGGCATCCGCGGATATATGGATGTCAGCGGCGAGACGATCAACATCTTTCGCCTTCCTGATCACACGCGGCGGCTGATGAATAGCGCCCGTATTCTGCGGAGTGAGCTGAAGCTGGACGCGGACGGTCTGGCCGGCGTCATTCAGGATCTCGTTGCGAAGAACAATCCGCACTCGAACGTGTATATCCGTCCTTTCATCTATAAAGCGGGTATCGAGCTGACACCACACCTGAAGGGCATTAAGGACGAGATCGCGATCTACGTCATCCAGCTCGATGACTACTTCGCGATGGATCACCCGCTGCGCCTGATGGTCTCAGCCTGGACGCGCATCGCCGACAACATCATCCCCAGCCGCGCCAAGATCACCGGAGGCTACATCAACTCAAGCCTCGCCAAAGACCAGGCTGCCGAGGCCGGGTTCGACGATGCGCTGATGCTCAACGAGCGCGGCAAGATCGCCGAGGCCAGCGGTGCAAATCTGTTCATCGTGCGCAACGGCACGCTGATCACCTCACCGGTGAATGGCGACATCCTCGAAGGCATCACCCGACGAACAGTTGCCAAGTTCGCGCGCGATCTCGGTATTGCACTTGAAGAGCGGGAGATTGATCGCTCTGAGCTGTATGTCGCGGACGAAGCGTTCCTGTGTGGCACAGGTGCGCAAGTTGCGGCGGTCGGCAACATCGACGGGCGACCGGTCGGAAACGGCGAGCGTGGCCCGATCACGCAGAGAATTCAGGAAGTATTCTTCTCATGCGTGAAGGGTGAGGACCAACGGTACGGTGACTTGCTGACAAAGGTGCCAGTTCGCCCGTGA
- the dprA gene encoding DNA-processing protein DprA, whose product MEQTDPQSDEGKRLASWIGFQRVPGIGPARLARLISLFGTIDNAWDASVADLRAVGVSAEIARAIHDTREALDIRAEIDRMNRVGVHAITADSNDYPRLLQHVPSAPPVLFARGSILPVDDVAVAIVGTRRATHYGIEMAARLAADLASAGVTVISGLAYGIDTAAHRAAVDAGGRTIAVLGSGPDTIYPPQNRRLAERVIEQGALVSEYPVGTKPDARNFPARNRIISGMSRGVIVVEAPTASGAMLTASFAADQSRDVFAVPGQATANSSAGCHALIRDGATLITDASQVLEQLDLANHKSHVQVRLTLPESAGERILYELIGTDPLHLDEICLASGRPIYEVTGTLLEMELKGLVRQTAPQHYVRA is encoded by the coding sequence GTGGAACAGACTGACCCACAATCTGACGAAGGCAAGCGACTGGCATCCTGGATCGGGTTCCAGCGCGTTCCGGGTATTGGCCCAGCTCGCCTCGCTCGACTCATCTCGCTCTTCGGCACAATCGACAACGCGTGGGATGCCTCGGTTGCCGACCTTCGCGCAGTTGGCGTATCGGCTGAAATCGCCCGCGCGATTCACGACACGCGCGAAGCACTCGATATCCGCGCAGAGATTGACCGGATGAACCGCGTCGGCGTCCACGCGATCACCGCCGACAGCAACGACTATCCGCGGCTCTTGCAGCATGTGCCCAGCGCTCCGCCAGTGCTGTTCGCGAGGGGTAGCATCCTGCCAGTCGATGATGTCGCGGTTGCGATTGTCGGTACGCGCAGGGCGACGCACTATGGCATCGAAATGGCGGCCAGGCTCGCTGCTGATCTCGCTTCTGCCGGGGTCACTGTCATCAGCGGGCTTGCCTACGGCATCGACACCGCCGCGCACCGTGCGGCTGTTGACGCGGGCGGGCGGACAATCGCAGTGCTGGGCAGTGGACCCGACACGATCTACCCGCCTCAAAATCGTCGTCTGGCCGAGCGCGTGATAGAACAAGGCGCTCTGGTGAGCGAGTATCCGGTCGGGACCAAGCCGGACGCGCGCAACTTCCCGGCACGCAACCGGATCATTAGCGGGATGTCGCGAGGCGTGATCGTCGTCGAAGCGCCGACAGCGAGCGGCGCAATGCTGACGGCGTCGTTTGCCGCAGACCAGAGCCGCGATGTCTTCGCAGTGCCGGGTCAGGCAACGGCGAACTCGAGCGCCGGTTGCCACGCACTCATACGTGACGGAGCGACACTCATCACTGACGCATCGCAGGTTCTGGAGCAGTTGGACCTCGCCAACCATAAGTCGCACGTTCAGGTCCGGTTGACGCTGCCGGAATCTGCCGGTGAGCGCATACTCTATGAGTTGATCGGCACGGATCCTTTGCATCTGGATGAAATATGTCTAGCCAGCGGGAGACCGATCTACGAGGTGACCGGAACACTGCTCGAGATGGAACTTAAGGGTCTTGTCCGCCAGACGGCCCCACAGCATTACGTTCGGGCCTGA
- a CDS encoding sugar phosphate nucleotidyltransferase: MTGQFFAVIPAGGSGTRLWPVSRAKRPKFLLPLPGPRTMIQDTVDRLSNLACRENILIVTGAAHVSEVQRQLPELGAAQIIAEPEPRGSGPAIGLGAAIALQRDPEAIVGSFAADHVVTEHPRFEQAVRAAIEIARRDYLVTIGIEPSYAETGYGYIRAGEPLGTFEELQAREVDRFKEKPDIEVAEEYIASGEYLWNASMFVWKARVLMEEMRVHLPALASALERIAADWGTPRQQETLDTIWPTVADVTIEHGILEPSTHVAVVPGTFGWTDLGDWHGLGTISADSADPAANLAINAELLARDARGSFVFGQGRLVALLGLENVVVIDTDDALLICDRSRTQEVKQLVEELRERGSTTLL; encoded by the coding sequence ATGACGGGTCAGTTCTTTGCTGTCATCCCAGCTGGCGGGAGCGGCACGCGCCTCTGGCCGGTGAGTCGTGCCAAGCGGCCGAAGTTCCTGTTACCCCTGCCAGGTCCACGGACGATGATTCAGGATACGGTCGATCGCCTCAGCAACCTTGCCTGCCGTGAGAACATCCTGATCGTGACCGGAGCTGCCCATGTCAGCGAAGTGCAGCGACAGCTCCCGGAGCTGGGCGCTGCACAGATCATTGCCGAGCCAGAGCCGCGTGGCAGTGGCCCTGCAATCGGGCTGGGCGCCGCGATAGCGTTGCAGCGCGATCCGGAAGCGATTGTCGGCTCATTTGCTGCGGACCACGTCGTAACGGAGCACCCTCGCTTCGAGCAGGCTGTGCGCGCTGCGATCGAGATCGCCCGCCGCGACTATCTGGTGACGATCGGCATTGAGCCAAGCTATGCCGAGACCGGCTATGGATACATCCGTGCCGGCGAGCCACTCGGAACGTTCGAAGAGCTCCAGGCTCGCGAAGTGGACCGGTTCAAGGAAAAGCCGGACATCGAAGTCGCCGAGGAATACATCGCTTCCGGCGAGTACCTCTGGAACGCCAGTATGTTCGTCTGGAAGGCGCGCGTCCTGATGGAAGAGATGCGCGTCCATCTGCCCGCTCTGGCGTCGGCTCTGGAGCGCATCGCCGCAGACTGGGGCACCCCGCGACAGCAGGAAACCCTGGATACCATCTGGCCGACGGTTGCCGACGTCACTATCGAACATGGTATTTTGGAGCCGTCCACACACGTCGCTGTTGTCCCGGGTACTTTTGGCTGGACCGACCTTGGTGACTGGCATGGTCTCGGTACGATCAGCGCAGATTCAGCTGATCCAGCAGCGAATCTGGCGATCAATGCCGAGCTGCTGGCTCGCGATGCACGCGGCAGCTTCGTTTTTGGTCAGGGTCGTCTCGTCGCCCTGCTGGGGCTGGAAAATGTCGTTGTCATTGACACCGACGACGCGCTCCTGATCTGCGATCGCTCGCGGACGCAGGAAGTGAAACAGCTTGTCGAAGAGCTGCGGGAGCGCGGCTCGACAACATTGTTATAG